A genomic stretch from Hemitrygon akajei chromosome 10, sHemAka1.3, whole genome shotgun sequence includes:
- the lum gene encoding lumican yields MKPIHLLVFAVLISGVFCQFDYFSFLGVYDPSYLAQLPFPVCSVECDCPVDFPSAMYCHNRKLKTIPDVPAQIKYLYLQNNQLTSVPNGAFENATNLQWLVLDDNQLTNSKIGKKALAKLKSLKRLYINRNNLTEVLPNLPKSLVELKLSSNKISKIGNSFKGLENLTTLVLEDNKLTDVGGALSNLKSLFYLDLSMNELTKLPDEFPPTVEMFYIDNNYIESIPKDYFTKGNSLQYLRMAHNKITDEGIPDKVFNITTLIELDLSFNKLRSIPVVNENLENLYLQANKIQKFTLNSFCRIIGTEDFSKISHLRLDGNNITYANLPVDLAQCLRMASVMVIN; encoded by the exons ATGAAGCCTATTCACCTTCTGGTATTTGCTGTGCTTATCAGCGGCGTATTTTGTCAGTTTGATTATTTTTCATTCCTTGGTGTTTATGACCCATCGTATCTGGCACAGTTGCCATTTCCAGTGTGCTCTGTTGAATGCGACTGTCCGGTTGACTTCCCCAGTGCCATGTATTGCCACAACAGGAAACTGAAGACAATCCCAGATGTGCCAGCACAGATAAAGTACCTTTATCTCCAGAATAACCAGCTCACTAGCGTTCCCAATGGCGCTTTTGAGAACGCTACCAATTTGCAATGGCTGGTCCTCGACGACAATCAGCTGACTAACAGTAAGATTGGGAAGAAGGCACTTGCAAAGTTAAAATCCCTGAAGAGACTGTACATAAACAGGAACAACCTGACAGAAGTTCTCCCCAACCTCCCCAAGTCCTTGGTGGAGCTGAAACTGTCATCAAACAAGATTTCAAAGATTGGAAACAGCTTCAAAGGACTTGAAAATCTGACCACACTTGTGCTTGAAGACAACAAGTTGACAGATGTCGGTGGTGCCCTGAGCAATTTGAAGTCTCTGTTTTACCTGGACTTGAGTATGAATGAGCTAACTAAACTACCTGACGAGTTTCCGCCTACCGTGGAGATGTTCTACATAGATAACAATTACATTGAGAGTATTCCCAAGGACTACTTTACCAAAGGCAACAGTCTGCAATATCTGCGCATGGCACACAATAAAATAACAGACGAAGGGATCCCTGACAAAGTCTTCAACATCACCACGCTGATTGAGTTGGATCTTTCATTCAATAAACTGAGGTCAATCCCTGTTGTTAATGAAAACCTAGAAAACCTGTACCTACAGGCgaacaaaattcaaa AGTTCACCTTGAATAGTTTCTGCCGCATTATTGGCACTGAGGACTTCTCCAAGATCAGCCATCTGCGCCTGGATGGTAATAACATTACTTACGCTAACTTACCCGTAGACCTGGCTCAATGTCTCCGCATGGCGTCGGTAATGGTAATCAACTGA